TTGAGAGCACGCCGATGAACTAAACTTCAGCCTGAGGAACGCGCAACCGAGATGGCCACAACCGTAGTTGAAAGAATCTCGGAGACCAGCCCGGTAAGCGCCCTCGGCCAGATCTCCGCACGCGGCCCCGTCCTCGTAACCACCCTGACGCTCCTCGTGCTGATCGTCCACGGCTATCACCCCTGGTCCGAGGACGGCGGCCTCTACGCGGCGGGCATCAAGCACCTGCTGGCCCCGCAGCTCTACCCCCACCAGACCGAGTTCGTCACCGGCCATCTGCGCTTCTCGCTCTTCGCCCCGGCCGTCGCCGCGCTCACCCGCTCCAGCCGCCTGCCGCTCGACTGGGTGCTGCTGTTCCTTTATTGCGCTACCACTTGGCTCACCCTCTACGCCGCCTGGCAGCTCGCCACGCGGATCTTCACCAGTGTCCCCGCACGCTGCGGCGGCGTCGTCCTGCTGGCCTGCTGGCTCAGCCTCCCCCTCGCGGGCACAGCGCTCATGCTGATGGACCCCTATGTGACCGCGCGCAGCATCTCCACGCCGCTCAGTATCCTCGCGCTCTGCTGGGTTCTGGACGCGCTGGCTGGCGAGAGCACAAAGGCGTGGTTGCTCTGCACAGCGGCCCTGCTCCTCGCGGCCGCAGTGCATCCGCTCATGGCGGGCTACGCCATCGGCAGCGTCCTGCTGCTCGCAAGCCTCGGATCGAGCCGCCGCTTCCTGCGCCTGTGGGCCGGCTTCGCCATCGCCGCGGCTTCCCTGCTGCTGGCGCTGGCAATCCAGCTATACGCCGCGCCCGAGTCCGCCGACTACGTCCGCATCGCGATGACCCGCTACTACTGGTTCCCCGGCCAGTGGCAGTGGTACGAGCGCATCGGCCTGATCGCGCCGCTGCTGATCCTCGCCGCCCTGCTGTTATGGAAGAACCGCGCCTCCGCGGGAGCAGCCTACACCACGACGATCCGCATGAGCATCGCGCTGGGATCGCTCTCGCTGGTGATCGCAGCCCTCTTCTCTCGCGCGCGCCTAGCCACCCATACCGTCGCCCGCCTGCAACCGCTGCGCACCTTCCAGACCGTCTACATCGTGATGATTCTCGTGCTCGGCGCGACGCTGGCCGAGTACCTTCTGAAGAAGAGTCCTTGGCGCTGGGCCGTTCTAATTACTCTCGCGAGCGCCCCCATGTACATCGCGCAGCGCGCCGTCGCCCCCGCCTCCCTGCACATCGAGCTGCCTTGGCGCACCCCGCAAAACTCGTGGGTGCAAGCCTTCCTCTGGATACGCGGAAACACCCCTACCGATGCGCTCTTCGCGATGGATCCGCACTACATCACCAGCGACGGCGAGGACGCCCAGAGCTTCCGCGCCGTCGCCGAGCGCAGCACGCTGCCCGACTACTCGAAGGACGGCGGCGAGGCATCCATCACCCCGCAGCTCACCAGCGCATGGGCCGCTGGCCAGAGCCTCCAGGCCAACATCGAGCACCAGAGCGATGCCGCCCGACTCGCCACACTGGCCTCCGTCGGCGTCGACTGGATCATCCTCCGTGCGTCCTCACAGACGGCCTTTGCCTGCCCCTACCGGAACGCCGTCGTAAAGGTCTGCCGCCTGCACTGATAGAAGCAACGACAACCGCGCCCTAACGCCGGGCGGACGGCACTCCGTGCGGTTCTCGACGCTTCGCGTGAAACCCGCCCTTACGGAACCCGCACAGGCCGGAATCCATCCGTCGGGAAGAGCCCCGTCGGATAGTTTTCCGTCGGCACCTGAGGCCGGAACATGTACCGGATAAAGAACCCACCCGAGACGCTGTTGTAGTTATTCGTATTGTTCGCCGACAGGAACCCGCCCGCATACCAGTGATCCGCGATCCGATACGCGCCCTCGGCATTCAGCCCATAGTTCAGGCCCGTATCGCTGTTGGTCGGATACTGCGCGCAGGCTGCCGAGTGCGCCGTAATCCCAGCCAGCGTACAGTTCGCATTGCTCGAGAAGGCGGTCTGCAACGCCGGGTCGAGCGGGAAGAAGATCGCATTGTCCTCCGCAAAGGTCTGCAACCCGACGCTGCCCGCGATGCTGTAGTGGAAGTTCGTCTTATAGGCCCCTGTGAAGCTGACAGGAATCGCCGCCAGGAAGTACACATTCGGGCTGAAGTAGCCGCCCAGCCCGTAGCTCATGCCGCGCTCGTTATGCGCGAAGTGCGCTCCATAGAGCGTAGCCCCGACGTTGAGCTTGCCGTACGCCGGCCAGGTGTGCGCCAGGAAGTACGCCCCCATCAGGCCCTCGAACTTCGAGTTCTCGAGCGTGTGCACGCCGGTCAGGTCTGACCCGTCGGCCGAAATGTAGAACCCCGAACGCTCGTCTCCCAGGTCGAAGCGAATCCCTCCGCCGGTCGAGACCACGCCGCCCCAGATGTTGCCCCCGAAGACCGGCGTCGCCGACCCCGGATCGCGCAGACCGGCATAGGAGAGCTGCGTCTCCTTCACCGGCTGGCGCTCTCCGAAGAGCGTAAAGTGCTTGATCGGCTGGAACGACAGGCGGCCGGTCACATTGCGCACCAGGAAGTCGTACGGCGTATATCCCACGGCGGCGGCAAAGTGCTGCGTCGCCACCTGCACCTCTCCGCCCAGGCCGCTCGCGTACTGCTGCGCGGGTGTGATCGGATTCTCCAGTAGATAGCTCCCCAGCACCGTTCCCGAGCCCGTATAAACGTTCGGATCGACGGCGCCGTTGTTCAAGAAGATGGCCGTCGGGATCACCGAGAGACGCACCGAGTTGCCCAGCATCGCCGAAGCCTCGAAGGAAGTCTCAAGATCGGAGAGCCGGTCCAGCCCCACACGCCCGCTGCGATAGCGCCCATACCCCGTTCCGCCCAGCCAGCCCGAGTACGATCCCTCGAGCGCCGCCAGGTCGCGCTCGGCCTGCTGACGCTGGGTAAGCGGCAACTGCGCCGGAGCGTTGGCATCGTAGATGCCGCGCAACGGAGGCAAGTCCTTCGCCGCGAGATCAGCATCGGTAGGCGGCTGCCCCAGGAAGTACGCGGGAGCGGGCGTCGGCGCTGATGGAGGATACGACGGCGAGTACGACTGATAAGCAGGCGGCACGCCGACGCCCGGATACGTCAGCCCCGGAGCCGCCGGAGCGGCCTGTTGCGGAGCCGACGCCGGGGCAGGATTCTGAGCAGCCCGCGCCCGTCCACGCGTACGGGTAGACGGCTGCGGGGCTTGCTGTCCACTTGCCACGTACTGAGCATTGCGAGTCGGCGCATTGCTGTACTCCTCCACCGGAGGCGCGCTCACCGCAGCCTCGGAGTTCGCATTGGCCTTCTGCCGCCGTGCCGCCGCAGCCTTCGCCGCCGCGATCTCCGGGCTCCGGCTGTACGCGGTAAACTCCGGCGCGTACTGCGCCATGGGGAGGATGTCCGTCACCTCCGGCTGCACCATCGCCACCTCGACCGGAGCAGATCCCAGCCGCACCGGCGTCGGGACCGGAGATACGTACGGAACATAAGCCCCGTAAACCTCTTCGTTCTGAGCACTTTGAGGCTTCGCCATCGGCGCAGGAGCGGAGATTAACCCCGTGGGCTGCTGCGTCAGAACTCCGGGAGGCAGCGGTCTGGCCATCGTGCTCTGGGCCAGCTCACTCTGGGTGCTGGCTATGGGTGGCAGAGCCGAAGCGGCAATTGCCTGCTGCGTCAACCGGGCTATCTGCTGCCGCTCGACCTCTGCCGGACTGGGCACGCCCTCCGGCAAGCGGGACTGCGGCACTTCGGGTTCCTCGGCCTCAGCCGTGAAGAACTGCGGAATCTCCGTGCCGTCCATCGGCACCGGCGCGTCGGAGGAGGCCTGCGGAACATAGTCGCGCAGGGTCGTCCTGGCTCCGCTGTTCGTATTCACCGGCGCGGCAGCCGGGGGAGCGTAAGGCGCAGTCGCCGGATTAGACCGGTAAGAGGGCAGGTTCACGCCGCCCGAAGGATACGGATACGCCGCCGCTGGCGCAGCCGCCGGAGCGACCCCCATCTGATCGCCGAAGCTCGGCAAATAAAGCGGATCGACAGGCGGAGGTGTAACCTCAGCCGCACCGTCTACG
This is a stretch of genomic DNA from Granulicella sp. WH15. It encodes these proteins:
- a CDS encoding DUF6798 domain-containing protein — translated: MATTVVERISETSPVSALGQISARGPVLVTTLTLLVLIVHGYHPWSEDGGLYAAGIKHLLAPQLYPHQTEFVTGHLRFSLFAPAVAALTRSSRLPLDWVLLFLYCATTWLTLYAAWQLATRIFTSVPARCGGVVLLACWLSLPLAGTALMLMDPYVTARSISTPLSILALCWVLDALAGESTKAWLLCTAALLLAAAVHPLMAGYAIGSVLLLASLGSSRRFLRLWAGFAIAAASLLLALAIQLYAAPESADYVRIAMTRYYWFPGQWQWYERIGLIAPLLILAALLLWKNRASAGAAYTTTIRMSIALGSLSLVIAALFSRARLATHTVARLQPLRTFQTVYIVMILVLGATLAEYLLKKSPWRWAVLITLASAPMYIAQRAVAPASLHIELPWRTPQNSWVQAFLWIRGNTPTDALFAMDPHYITSDGEDAQSFRAVAERSTLPDYSKDGGEASITPQLTSAWAAGQSLQANIEHQSDAARLATLASVGVDWIILRASSQTAFACPYRNAVVKVCRLH